Proteins encoded together in one Vigna angularis cultivar LongXiaoDou No.4 chromosome 5, ASM1680809v1, whole genome shotgun sequence window:
- the LOC108339081 gene encoding aspartic proteinase CDR1 codes for MVVRYSSFLIVLVFLQNISFSKALKSSFSVEMIHRDSPKSPFYRPTETHFQRVQNAILRSIHRAKYFKLDSNDVEGTVTPVSGEFLVNYSVGTPPVQMLGIVDTGSDMVWIQCQPCKNCYKEKRPIFDPSTSRTYSSMACVSAYCLSAPHSFCNFNHGNHCAYKVTYDDGTTSEGDFSWDTITLTSSTKNVPVAFPETVIGCGHNNVGVLGEQTSGIVGLGNGPFSLAGQLKPKTGGTFYYCLTPMYEGEAKPSYLHFGDLGEVVEEAVSTPLIRNLEQPFLYYVVMEAISVGSKRIEFPRKGDDGNIIIDSGTTLTFLPDEVYSSLEEEMVNAVNLPRINRPQEGVKLCYEITPGQQYQIPTVYAHFKGGGTVKLHSINTFFQASESVICLAFHSGSEAILGNLAQQDILVTYDTDHDTVTFLNTDCTSEL; via the coding sequence ATGGTTGTACGTTATTCATCTTTTCTCATTGTCTTGGTATTTCTTCAAAACATTTCCTTCTCAAAAGCCCTTAAAAGCAGTTTCAGTGTGGAGATGATCCACCGTGATTCACCAAAATCACCGTTTTATCGTCCCACGGAAACTCATTTCCAACGAGTTCAAAATGCCATTCTTCGTTCCATCCATCGTGCTAAATACTTCAAACTAGACTCAAACGATGTTGAGGGCACTGTAACACCAGTTTCAGGAGAATTCTTGGTGAACTATTCAGTTGGAACTCCACCAGTCCAAATGCTTGGTATAGTTGATACTGGTTCAGACATGGTTTGGATTCAATGTCAGCCTTGTAAAAACTGTTACAAAGAAAAGAGACCCATATTTGATCCTTCAACTTCAAGGACATACAGTAGTATGGCTTGTGTTTCTGCTTATTGTCTGAGTGCGCCACATAGTTTTTGCAATTTTAACCATGGAAATCACTGTGCATATAAAGTGACCTATGATGATGGTACAACTTCAGAAGGAGATTTCAGTTGGGACACCATTACTCTAACTTCCAGTACCAAAAATGTTCCTGTAGCATTTCCCGAAACTGTGATTGGATGTGGACACAACAACGTTGGAGTGCTTGGTGAGCAAACCTCTGGCATAGTTGGCCTTGGCAACGGACCTTTCTCACTTGCAGGTCAGTTAAAACCTAAAACAGGTGGAACGTTTTACTATTGTTTGACGCCAATGTATGAAGGAGAAGCAAAACCTAGCTATCTCCATTTTGGAGATCTTGGTGAGGTTGTTGAAGAGGCCGTTTCAACCCCTTTAATCAGAAACTTGGAACAGCCATTCTTGTACTACGTGGTGATGGAAGCAATCAGTGTGGGAAGCAAGAGAATAGAGTTTCCCAGAAAGGGTGATGATGGAAACATCATAATTGACTCAGGGACAACGCTGACTTTTTTGCCAGATGAGGTTTACTCAAgtttggaagaagaaatggtaAATGCAGTTAATTTACCTCGTATTAATAGGCCACAAGAAGGTGTGAAGTTGTGCTACGAAATTACACCTGGTCAACAATATCAAATACCAACAGTTTATGCACATTTTAAAGGTGGTGGAACTGTGAAATTGCATTCTATCAACACCTTTTTCCAGGCCAGTGAATCTGTCATATGTTTGGCTTTCCATTCAGGTTCTGAAGCCATTTTGGGGAATTTGGCACAGCAGGACATCTTGGTTACCTATGACACAGACCACGACACAGTCACCTTTCTCAACACAGATTGTACCTCCGAGTTATAG